In Neomonachus schauinslandi chromosome 6, ASM220157v2, whole genome shotgun sequence, a genomic segment contains:
- the CHI3L1 gene encoding chitinase-3-like protein 1 has product MELRVAQTGFVVLVLLQNYSAYKLVCYYTSWSQYRDSFGSCYPDAIDPFLCTHVIYSFANISNNEIDTWEWNDVTLYNTLNMLKNRNPNLKTLLSVGGWNFGSHRFSKIASKTRSSRTFIKSVLPFLRTHGFDGLDLAWLYPDRRDKRYFTRLVKKMKAEFAREAQEGRRQQLLLSAAVSAGKVTIDSGYDIAQISQHLDFISLMSYDFHGAWRQTTGHHSPLFRGQEDASSDRFNNADYAVSYMLRLGAPADKLVMGIPAFGRSFTLASSKTGVGAPISGPGLPGRFTKEEGVLAYYEICDFLHFAMVHRLTGQQVPYATKGNQWVGYDDKESVKNKVQYLKNKQLAGAMVWALDLDDFQGAFCSGGVRFPFTTAIKEALGAA; this is encoded by the exons ATGGAGCTGAGGGTGGCTCAGACAG GCTTCGTGGTCCTGGTGCTGCTCCAGAACT ATTCTGCGTACAAACTGGTCTGCTACTACACCAGCTGGTCCCAGTACCGGGACAGTTTTGGGAGCTGCTACCCAGATGCCATCGACCCCTTCCTCTGCACCCACGTCATCTACAGCTTCGCCAACATAAGCAACAACGAGATAGACACCTGGGAGTGGAATGATGTCACCCTCTATAACACACTGAACATGCTCAAGAACAG GAACCCCAACCTGAAGACCCTCCTCTCTGTTGGAGGATGGAACTTTGGTTCTCACAG ATTTTCCAAAATAGCCTCCAAGACCCGGAGTAGCAGGACTTTCATCAAGTCGGTGCTACCGTTTCTGCGAACCCACGGCTTCGACGGGCTCGACTTGGCCTGGCTCTACCCCGACCGGAGAGACAAGCGCTACTTCACCAGGCTGGTCAAG AAAATGAAGGCTGAGTTTGCGAGGGAAGCCCAGGAGGGAAGAAGACAGCAACTGCTTCTCAGCGCAGCAGTGTCCGCAGGGAAGGTGACCATCGACAGTGGCTACGACATTGCCCAGATATCCCA ACACCTGGACTTCATCAGCCTCATGAGCTATGACTTTCACGGAGCCTGGCGTCAGACCACAGGACATCACAGCCCCCTGTTCCGAGGCCAGGAGGATGCGAGTTCTGACAGATTCAACAACGCC gactaTGCCGTGAGCTATATGTTGAGGCTGGGAGCCCCAGCTGATAAACTGGTGATGGGCATCCCTGCCTTTGGGAGGAGCTTCACTCTGGCCTCCTCCAAGACCGGTGTGGGAGCCCCGATCTCAGGGCCCGGATTACCAGGCCGGTTCACCAAGGAGGAAGGGGTCCTGGCCTACTATGAG ATCTGTGACTTCCTCCACTTCGCCATGGTCCATAGACTCACTGGCCAGCAGGTCCCCTATGCCACCAAGGGCAACCAGTGGGTGGGGTACGACGACAAGGAGAGCGTCAAAAACAAG GTGCAGTACCTGAAAAACAAGCAGCTGGCCGGCGCCATGGTGTGGGCTCTGGACTTGGATGACTTCCAGGGTGCCTTCTGCAGCGGGGGTGTGCGCTTCCCTTTCACCACTGCCATCAAGGAGGCGCTCGGTGCGGCTTAG